ACACTGGCCAGCATCGTGGAAAAGGAAACCGGAATCGGTGATGAACGCAAACGCGTCGCCGGTGTGTTTATCAACCGCCTGCGCATGAACATGCCGCTGCAATCCGATCCGACCGTGATTTATGCGATCACCAAGGGCGATATGAAGGATGACGGCATGGGCCCGCTGGGCCGCCGCCTGTTGCGCAAGGATCTGACCGATACGGATTCACCGTACAACACGTACAAATACCCCGGCCTGCCCCCCGGCCCCATCGCCAACCCGGGTAAAGCCTCCATCGACGCCGTCCTGCACCCGGAGCAGCACAATTACATCTATTTCGTCGCCGACGGCGAAGGCGGCCACGTCTTCGCCCGTACATTGACCGAGCATCAGAATAACGTGAATGAATGGCGGAAGGTTCGGAAGGCGAAGGGGAAATAGTCGCAATCCTCTGGCCAGAACTTAACGCCCCTATTTAAGATGAATATTTTTATGTTGTACGGAATACATACAATTGCTATACTGGAAACAGATACATGATCCGGTCTTTTGCCTGTAAGGACACAGCAAAAATCTGGGAAGGCTTGAAAGTACGGGGCTTTCCGGGGGATATGCAGGATCGGGCGTTGATGAAATTGCGCCTGATTGATGCGGCACAGACCGTGGACGACCTGAAAATTCCGCCGGGAAACCGGCTGGAGGATTTAAGGGGTGACCGCAAAGGCCAAAAAAGCATTCGGATCAATGATCAGTGGCGCATATGCTTTGTTTGGAAAGACGGCGATGCGTTTGATGTTGAAATCACAGATTACCATTAAGGAACGAGGTCGCCCATGACCACCCACCTTAAAAACCCTCACCCCGGCGATATTTTGGCCGTGGAGTTTTTGGAGCCGCTGGGCCTGTCGCAAAATGCGCTGGCCAAGGCGATTGACGTGCCCGCGAACCGTATCAATGAAATCATTCGCGGGCGGCGCGGCATTACGGCGGATACAGATGTCCGGCTGGCGCGGTATTTC
The window above is part of the Micavibrio aeruginosavorus ARL-13 genome. Proteins encoded here:
- a CDS encoding type II toxin-antitoxin system RelE/ParE family toxin → MIRSFACKDTAKIWEGLKVRGFPGDMQDRALMKLRLIDAAQTVDDLKIPPGNRLEDLRGDRKGQKSIRINDQWRICFVWKDGDAFDVEITDYH
- a CDS encoding HigA family addiction module antitoxin; translation: MTTHLKNPHPGDILAVEFLEPLGLSQNALAKAIDVPANRINEIIRGRRGITADTDVRLARYFGLSEGFFLRLQNAYDLMEAHRAIPATELRRIKPHAQACA